In Pseudomonas fluorescens NCIMB 11764, a single window of DNA contains:
- a CDS encoding acyl-CoA dehydrogenase family protein: MNLHQFAETHEVTNQPPSLDGTNLYRIDLPLQEWSRRFGAGWAESRIDAYGALAGGPLMDAGFLANQNKPVFSSHDRYGHRIDLVEFHPAYHELMRTAIEHGLTSLPWAHPQSGAHVARAAMTYLHSQAEAGSGCPLTMTFASVPAMRLQPDLAEQWLPKILATEYDPRNVGMAHKAGVTIGMAMTEKQGGTDVRANTTKAYPVGAGGPGQAYELVGHKWFCSAPMCDAFLTLAQTDKGLTCFLLPRHRPDDTRNQFYIQRLKNKLGNCSNASSEVEFRGALAWMVGEEGRGVPTIIEMVAMTRFDCMVGSSSLMRQALTQASHHCAHRRVGGKRLSEQPLMQNVLADLALESEAALALSLRMGKALDHLDDEHEAKFARLVTAVGKYWICKRAPAMINEAAECMGGAGYVEDSILPRLYREAPVNSTWEGSGNVQCLDVLRALSKEPGVLDVLFSELGDGHGDKRLAAHISQLQAAFKDTSDIQYRARQLTEDIALGLQARLLLEAGNSAVSDAFIASRLNGGGRVYGALPRGLDVEAIVARSTPLL; this comes from the coding sequence ATGAACCTGCATCAGTTCGCCGAAACCCACGAAGTCACCAACCAGCCACCGTCGCTGGACGGCACTAACCTGTATCGCATCGATTTGCCGTTGCAGGAGTGGTCGCGGCGTTTCGGGGCCGGTTGGGCCGAATCGCGGATCGACGCCTATGGCGCGCTGGCCGGCGGGCCGCTGATGGACGCGGGGTTTCTGGCCAACCAGAACAAGCCGGTGTTCAGCAGTCACGACCGTTATGGTCATCGCATCGACCTGGTGGAGTTTCACCCGGCGTATCACGAACTGATGCGCACGGCGATCGAACACGGGCTGACGTCGCTGCCCTGGGCGCATCCGCAGTCCGGCGCTCACGTTGCCCGCGCCGCCATGACCTACCTGCACAGCCAGGCCGAAGCCGGCAGCGGTTGCCCGCTGACCATGACGTTCGCCAGCGTCCCGGCGATGCGCCTGCAACCGGATCTGGCCGAGCAGTGGCTGCCTAAAATCCTCGCCACCGAATACGACCCGCGCAACGTCGGCATGGCGCATAAGGCCGGTGTCACCATCGGCATGGCCATGACCGAGAAGCAGGGCGGCACCGATGTGCGGGCCAACACCACCAAGGCGTATCCGGTCGGTGCCGGCGGTCCGGGGCAGGCCTATGAACTGGTGGGCCACAAGTGGTTCTGTTCCGCGCCGATGTGCGATGCGTTCCTGACCCTGGCGCAGACCGACAAGGGTTTGACCTGTTTCCTGCTGCCGCGCCATCGTCCGGACGACACGCGCAATCAGTTCTACATCCAGCGCCTGAAGAACAAACTCGGCAATTGCTCCAACGCGTCCAGTGAAGTCGAATTCCGCGGTGCACTGGCGTGGATGGTCGGTGAAGAAGGGCGCGGCGTTCCGACCATCATTGAAATGGTGGCCATGACCCGCTTCGATTGCATGGTCGGTTCCAGCTCGCTGATGCGCCAGGCGTTGACCCAGGCCAGTCATCACTGCGCTCATCGCAGGGTTGGCGGCAAGCGGCTCAGTGAACAACCGTTGATGCAGAACGTGCTCGCCGATCTCGCGCTGGAAAGCGAAGCAGCCCTGGCGTTGAGCCTGCGCATGGGCAAGGCGCTGGATCATCTGGACGATGAACATGAAGCGAAATTCGCCCGTCTGGTGACGGCGGTGGGCAAGTACTGGATCTGCAAACGCGCGCCCGCCATGATCAACGAAGCCGCCGAGTGCATGGGTGGCGCGGGTTATGTCGAAGACAGCATCCTGCCGCGTTTGTACCGTGAGGCGCCGGTCAATTCGACGTGGGAAGGTTCCGGCAACGTGCAATGCCTGGACGTCCTGCGGGCGCTGTCGAAAGAACCGGGTGTGCTCGACGTGCTGTTCAGCGAGTTGGGCGATGGTCATGGCGACAAACGCCTGGCGGCGCACATCAGCCAATTGCAGGCCGCTTTCAAGGACACCAGCGACATTCAGTATCGTGCCCGCCAGCTCACTGAAGATATCGCTTTGGGGCTGCAGGCCAGGTTGTTGCTGGAGGCGGGCAACTCGGCGGTCAGCGATGCCTTTATCGCCAGTCGTCTGAATGGCGGCGGCCGAGTGTACGGTGCGTTGCCTCGGGGATTGGATGTGGAAGCGATCGTCGCCCGGTCAACCCCGCTTTTGTAA
- a CDS encoding hybrid sensor histidine kinase/response regulator, giving the protein MRYLLMLLFCLPLMASAVEFDEFTQSLPLGRTLQVFEDADGQATIDDIRAQAAAGHFKPHDKATLNAGYSRSVFWLKIDLNYRPTNPATQRTWLLELAYPPLDHLDLYLPDAAGAYRLARQTGDALPFDSREIRQNNYLFDLNFTPDQLQTLYLRLQSEGSIQAPVTLWSSTAFLEEQPVRLYVLGLIYGVLLGMLVYNLFIYLSVRDTSYLYYIFYIASFGLYQLSVNGAAVQYFWPDNPWWANAATPFFIGCAGLFGSQFARSFLQTATLNRWLDRLLLALIAFGAVVVGLSLMTSYALALRLATTLALTFTVVIFAAGFFAWWRGLRVARYFIIAWSAFLLGGIINTLMVLGYLPNVFLTMYSSQIGSAIEVALLSLALADRINAMREQQAQTLFDAGQKLEVLNQQLAHSNKLKDEFLATLTHELRTPMNGVIGSLELMQTVEMDPELEQYQQTAAGSARDMMRMVNGILTLTELQAGKLKANASPFSLRGVVDALRVQFEGNASGKSLDFKVDLAPGLPDRLHGDNIKLAQCLECLLDNAIKFTRVGGVALRVTGKPVGPDRVALSFAVIDTGIGFTDLGEATLYQRFFQLDGSMTREYGGLGVGLAICRQLVDLLGGHLTHRSEPGRGSRFQLDVEFELPVVERVPTPMMTREFPRLRLPQDCTVLLVDENSINQLVMRGMLLKLGFRVRTADIGVAALDLLQRETFDAVLIDGQLPSLDGASLCCQIRALPGCEQLPVFMIALSADRERCPTGALIDHLSKPVKFEDLQAALYRRVLCPEQGESADS; this is encoded by the coding sequence ATGCGCTATTTGCTGATGTTGCTGTTTTGCTTGCCCCTTATGGCGAGCGCAGTCGAATTCGATGAATTCACTCAAAGCCTGCCCTTGGGCCGAACCCTGCAAGTGTTCGAAGATGCCGATGGTCAGGCGACCATCGACGATATCCGTGCGCAAGCGGCGGCCGGACACTTCAAGCCCCACGATAAAGCCACCCTCAACGCCGGCTACTCGCGTTCGGTGTTCTGGCTGAAAATCGACTTGAATTACCGCCCGACCAACCCCGCGACCCAACGGACGTGGTTGCTGGAGCTGGCCTATCCTCCCCTCGATCACCTCGACCTGTACTTGCCCGATGCTGCCGGTGCCTATCGATTGGCCCGTCAGACCGGCGATGCCTTGCCGTTCGACAGTCGCGAAATTCGCCAGAACAACTATTTGTTCGATCTGAACTTCACCCCGGACCAACTGCAAACCCTGTACCTGCGCCTGCAGAGCGAAGGGTCGATCCAGGCGCCGGTCACGTTGTGGTCGAGCACGGCATTCCTTGAAGAACAGCCGGTGCGGCTCTACGTGCTGGGCCTGATTTACGGCGTGTTGCTGGGGATGCTGGTCTACAACCTGTTCATCTACCTCAGCGTGCGCGACACCAGCTACCTCTATTACATCTTCTACATTGCCTCGTTCGGGCTGTATCAACTGTCAGTGAACGGCGCGGCCGTGCAATATTTCTGGCCGGACAATCCCTGGTGGGCCAACGCCGCGACGCCGTTCTTCATCGGTTGCGCAGGGCTGTTCGGCAGTCAGTTCGCCCGCAGCTTCCTGCAGACGGCGACCCTCAATCGCTGGCTCGATCGCTTGCTGCTGGCGTTGATTGCATTCGGGGCGGTGGTCGTCGGGTTGTCGTTGATGACCAGTTACGCCCTGGCCTTGCGTCTGGCGACGACGCTGGCCCTGACGTTCACCGTGGTGATTTTCGCCGCGGGGTTTTTCGCCTGGTGGCGCGGCCTGCGGGTGGCGCGGTATTTCATCATCGCCTGGTCGGCGTTTTTGCTCGGCGGCATCATCAACACGCTGATGGTGTTGGGTTACCTGCCGAACGTGTTCCTGACCATGTATTCCAGCCAGATCGGCTCGGCCATCGAAGTGGCGCTGCTGTCCCTGGCCCTGGCCGACCGCATCAACGCCATGCGCGAGCAACAGGCGCAGACCTTGTTCGATGCCGGGCAAAAGCTCGAAGTGCTCAACCAGCAACTGGCGCACAGCAACAAGCTCAAGGATGAATTCCTCGCCACGCTGACCCACGAATTGCGCACGCCCATGAACGGTGTGATCGGTTCGCTGGAATTGATGCAAACCGTCGAGATGGACCCGGAGCTGGAGCAATACCAGCAAACGGCCGCCGGTTCGGCGCGAGACATGATGCGCATGGTCAACGGCATCCTCACCCTGACCGAATTGCAGGCCGGCAAGCTCAAGGCCAATGCGTCCCCCTTCAGTTTGCGCGGTGTGGTCGATGCCCTGCGGGTGCAGTTCGAAGGCAATGCGTCAGGCAAGTCACTGGACTTCAAGGTTGACCTCGCGCCAGGCCTGCCGGACCGTTTGCACGGCGATAACATCAAGTTGGCGCAATGCCTGGAATGCCTGCTGGACAACGCCATCAAGTTCACTCGTGTGGGCGGCGTGGCGTTGCGGGTCACGGGTAAACCCGTAGGCCCCGACCGGGTGGCACTGTCCTTTGCAGTGATCGACACCGGTATCGGCTTCACCGATTTGGGCGAGGCGACGCTGTACCAGCGCTTTTTCCAGCTCGACGGCTCGATGACCCGGGAATACGGCGGTCTGGGCGTCGGCCTGGCGATCTGTCGGCAACTGGTCGACTTGCTTGGCGGGCATCTGACTCACCGCTCTGAGCCCGGTCGTGGCAGTCGCTTCCAGCTTGACGTCGAGTTTGAGTTGCCAGTGGTAGAGCGAGTCCCAACGCCCATGATGACGCGGGAGTTCCCGCGTCTGCGCCTGCCGCAGGACTGCACCGTGCTGCTGGTGGATGAAAACAGCATTAATCAGCTGGTGATGCGCGGCATGTTGCTCAAGCTCGGGTTCCGGGTGCGAACGGCCGACATTGGCGTGGCCGCGCTGGATCTCTTGCAGCGTGAAACCTTTGATGCCGTGCTGATCGATGGCCAATTGCCGTCGCTGGATGGCGCGTCACTGTGCTGCCAGATCCGTGCGCTGCCGGGCTGCGAGCAATTGCCGGTGTTCATGATTGCCTTGAGCGCTGATCGGGAACGCTGCCCAACGGGTGCCTTGATTGATCACCTGAGCAAGCCGGTGAAGTTCGAAGACTTGCAGGCTGCCCTTTATCGTCGGGTGCTCTGTCCCGAACAAGGCGAAAGCGCCGACAGTTAG